The Croceicoccus marinus genome contains a region encoding:
- the nadA gene encoding quinolinate synthase NadA — MTAQPPKAIMGENLSGLDLRAEIERLRKERNAVILAHYYQKPELQDLADFVGDSLELSKKAAATDADVIAFCGVKFMADTAKILSPDKIVVLPDLDAGCSLEDSCPPEKFRAFREAHPDHIALTYINCSTEVKALSDVIVTSSSAETILAQIPKDQKIIFGPDRHLGGYLNRKFDRDMLLWPGVCIVHEAFSETELLKLMEQHPGAPVAAHPECPPHIVDHADYVGSTSGILQYAKTTESDTLIVATEPHIIHQMELALPEKNFIGAPGADGNCNCNICPYMALNTMEKLYIALRDLEPRIEIEEGLRLKAKQSLDKMIEMASGTIGKGDLGRA, encoded by the coding sequence ATGACTGCCCAGCCCCCCAAAGCCATCATGGGCGAAAATCTCTCCGGCCTCGACCTGCGTGCCGAGATCGAGCGGCTGCGCAAGGAGCGCAACGCCGTGATCCTGGCGCATTACTACCAGAAGCCGGAACTGCAGGATCTCGCCGATTTCGTCGGCGATTCGCTGGAATTATCGAAGAAGGCCGCCGCGACCGACGCCGACGTGATCGCGTTCTGCGGCGTGAAATTCATGGCCGACACCGCCAAGATCCTCTCGCCCGACAAGATCGTGGTGCTGCCCGACCTGGATGCGGGCTGCAGCCTTGAAGACAGCTGCCCGCCCGAAAAGTTCAGGGCCTTCCGCGAGGCGCATCCCGACCACATCGCGCTGACCTATATCAACTGCAGCACCGAGGTGAAGGCGCTGTCCGACGTGATCGTGACCTCGTCCTCGGCCGAGACCATCCTGGCGCAGATCCCCAAGGACCAGAAGATCATCTTCGGCCCCGACCGGCACCTGGGCGGCTATCTCAACCGCAAGTTCGACCGCGACATGCTGCTGTGGCCGGGCGTGTGCATCGTGCACGAGGCTTTCAGCGAGACCGAACTGCTGAAGCTGATGGAACAGCACCCCGGCGCACCCGTCGCGGCGCATCCCGAATGCCCGCCGCATATCGTCGACCATGCCGATTACGTCGGATCGACCAGCGGCATCCTGCAATATGCCAAGACCACCGAGAGCGACACGCTGATCGTCGCGACCGAGCCGCATATCATCCACCAGATGGAACTGGCGCTGCCCGAGAAGAACTTCATCGGCGCGCCGGGGGCGGACGGCAACTGCAACTGCAATATCTGCCCCTACATGGCGCTCAACACCATGGAGAAGCTCTACATCGCGCTGCGCGACCTCGAGCCCCGGATCGAGATCGAGGAAGGCCTGCGCCTGAAGGCGAAGCAGAGCCTCGACAAGATGATCGAGATGGCGAGCGGCACCATCGGCAAGGGCGA
- a CDS encoding MBL fold metallo-hydrolase — protein sequence MASQTEPAPPVGTAVTLEPLVRRVLADNPSAFTLHGTQSYLVGAGRDVAVIDPGPDEAEHIDALIAAIGDARVVAICCTHTHRDHSPAAAPLKQRTGAPIIGCAALNLESIGPRGDAPFDPTYTPDRVLADGERLTGDGWTLTAVATPGHTSNHLCFALEESGALFTGDHVMGWSTTVVIPPDGDMGQYMASMELLHQREDKVYYPAHGAPVTNTRQLVRGMIGHRRQRERQILRQLQDGPKPIPAMVTAMYKGLDSRLVGAAGMSVLAHLTDLARRGEVVSTDDTWSLTN from the coding sequence ATGGCTTCCCAGACCGAACCCGCCCCACCCGTCGGCACCGCCGTCACGCTCGAACCGCTGGTGCGCCGCGTGCTGGCGGACAATCCCAGCGCCTTTACCTTGCACGGCACGCAGAGCTATCTTGTGGGCGCGGGCAGGGATGTCGCGGTCATCGACCCCGGCCCGGACGAAGCGGAGCATATCGACGCGCTGATCGCCGCCATCGGCGATGCCAGGGTCGTCGCCATCTGCTGCACCCACACGCACCGCGACCATTCCCCCGCCGCCGCCCCGCTGAAACAGCGCACCGGCGCGCCCATCATCGGCTGCGCGGCGCTCAACCTCGAAAGCATCGGTCCGCGCGGCGACGCGCCCTTCGACCCGACCTATACCCCCGACCGCGTGCTGGCCGATGGCGAGCGGCTGACCGGCGACGGTTGGACGCTGACCGCGGTGGCGACGCCCGGCCACACCTCGAACCACCTCTGCTTCGCGCTTGAGGAAAGCGGCGCGCTGTTCACCGGCGATCACGTGATGGGCTGGTCGACCACGGTCGTCATCCCGCCCGACGGCGACATGGGCCAATACATGGCCAGCATGGAGCTGCTACACCAGCGCGAGGACAAGGTCTATTACCCCGCCCATGGCGCACCGGTGACCAACACGCGCCAGCTGGTGCGCGGCATGATCGGCCACCGCCGCCAGCGCGAGCGCCAGATCCTGCGCCAGTTGCAGGACGGGCCCAAGCCGATCCCCGCAATGGTGACCGCCATGTACAAGGGCCTCGATTCGCGGCTGGTGGGCGCGGCGGGCATGTCGGTACTCGCCCATCTCACCGATCTGGCAAGACGCGGCGAAGTCGTTTCGACGGACGACACATGGAGCCTGACGAACTGA
- a CDS encoding HesA/MoeB/ThiF family protein has protein sequence MTDPLTDPTTDPLADPHRLERFARHIVLPEIGGAGQARLAAAHVAVIGAGGIGSPAIQYLAAAGFGRITIIDDDAVEASNLQRQTIFTEADLGKPKAEAAAAWVRRFDPALAVTPVAQRITLANAEDLLADADQILDGCDNFATRLAVSDACTALGKPLTSAAVGRFQAQMANFAGHLPDQPCYRCWVGDAFDAEDCDTCAADGVLGAFTGMAGSMGAMMAVRIALSGISALGDPQYGQLQLFDGLKPALRTIAVMKDPGCSACGTA, from the coding sequence ATGACCGACCCCCTTACCGACCCCACGACCGACCCACTGGCCGATCCGCACAGGCTGGAGCGATTCGCCCGCCATATCGTGCTGCCCGAAATCGGCGGCGCGGGGCAGGCGCGGCTGGCGGCGGCGCATGTCGCGGTGATCGGCGCGGGCGGGATCGGCTCGCCCGCGATCCAGTACCTGGCCGCGGCGGGCTTCGGGCGCATCACCATCATCGACGACGACGCGGTCGAGGCCAGCAACCTCCAGCGCCAGACCATCTTTACCGAGGCCGACCTCGGCAAACCCAAGGCCGAGGCCGCCGCCGCATGGGTGCGCCGCTTCGATCCCGCGCTGGCGGTCACGCCGGTCGCGCAGCGCATCACCCTGGCGAATGCCGAAGACCTGCTGGCGGACGCCGACCAGATCCTCGACGGCTGCGACAATTTCGCGACGCGCCTCGCGGTGTCCGACGCCTGCACCGCGCTGGGCAAGCCGCTGACCAGCGCCGCCGTGGGCCGCTTTCAGGCGCAGATGGCCAATTTCGCAGGGCACCTGCCCGATCAGCCCTGCTATCGCTGCTGGGTCGGCGATGCGTTCGATGCCGAGGATTGCGACACCTGCGCCGCCGACGGTGTGCTGGGCGCGTTCACCGGCATGGCGGGCAGCATGGGCGCGATGATGGCGGTGCGGATCGCGCTTTCGGGCATCTCGGCGCTGGGCGATCCGCAATACGGACAATTGCAGCTGTTCGACGGGCTGAAGCCGGCGCTGCGCACGATTGCCGTGATGAAGGACCCCGGCTGCTCGGCCTGCGGCACCGCATGA
- the rpsT gene encoding 30S ribosomal protein S20, with product MANTPQARKRIRRNERRAEVNGNRVSRIRSFVKKVESAIESGDKEAAKAALAGAQPELQRGVARGVMHKNTASRKMSRLTKRVAAL from the coding sequence ATGGCCAATACGCCGCAGGCGCGCAAGCGCATCCGCCGCAACGAGCGGCGCGCCGAAGTGAACGGAAACCGCGTCAGCCGCATCCGCAGCTTCGTCAAGAAGGTCGAATCCGCGATCGAGAGCGGCGACAAGGAAGCGGCCAAGGCGGCCCTTGCCGGTGCGCAGCCCGAACTGCAGCGCGGCGTGGCACGCGGCGTGATGCACAAGAACACCGCCTCGCGGAAGATGAGCCGGCTGACCAAGCGCGTCGCCGCTCTCTGA
- the dnaA gene encoding chromosomal replication initiator protein DnaA: MDNEVNNLMAEEEREALAADWSDICVGLRKDLGQQLYGQWIRPIELGNFCRETGTLDLYLPTEFSANWVNDRFSDRLSLAWKIARSEVRNVRISVHPGRRKLPELHVGPAAANDHTPAPTNPADAIAELGSAGLDPMLTFASFVTGEGNVLAYNAAQRMAASEAPQFSPLYLKAATGQGKTHLLHAIGHQFAAAKPGSRIFYCSAERFMVEFVQALRQNQMIEFKSRLRGFDMLLVDDIQFIIGKASAQEELLYTIDALLAEGKRLGFAADRAPQALDGVEPRLLSRLSMGLVADIQAADIDLRRKILEHRLTRFSSSDVPDDVIEFLARTISRNVRELVGGLNKLIAYAQLTGQPVSLNLAEEQLTDILSANRRRITIDEIQRTVCQFYRLDRSEMASKRRARAVVRPRQVAMYLAKVLTPRSYPEIGRKFGGRDHSTVIHAVRLIEDLRTRDADMDGDVRSLLRQLES; this comes from the coding sequence ATGGACAACGAAGTGAACAATCTGATGGCGGAAGAAGAGCGCGAGGCCCTGGCGGCGGACTGGTCGGACATTTGCGTGGGACTGCGCAAGGACCTGGGCCAGCAGCTGTACGGCCAGTGGATCCGCCCGATCGAGCTGGGCAATTTCTGCCGCGAGACCGGCACGCTCGACCTGTATCTGCCCACCGAATTCTCGGCCAACTGGGTGAACGACCGGTTCTCCGACCGCCTGTCGCTGGCCTGGAAGATCGCGCGCAGCGAAGTGCGCAATGTCCGCATCTCCGTCCATCCCGGCCGCCGCAAGCTGCCCGAGCTGCATGTCGGTCCCGCCGCCGCCAACGACCACACCCCCGCGCCGACCAATCCCGCCGACGCGATCGCCGAACTGGGCAGCGCCGGGCTCGACCCCATGCTCACCTTCGCCAGCTTCGTGACGGGCGAGGGCAACGTGCTGGCCTATAATGCCGCGCAGCGCATGGCCGCGTCCGAGGCGCCGCAATTCTCGCCGCTGTATCTGAAAGCCGCCACAGGGCAGGGCAAGACGCACCTGCTGCATGCGATCGGCCACCAGTTCGCCGCCGCCAAGCCGGGCAGCCGGATCTTCTATTGCTCGGCCGAACGCTTCATGGTCGAGTTCGTGCAGGCGCTGCGCCAGAACCAGATGATCGAGTTCAAGTCGCGGCTGCGCGGGTTCGACATGCTGCTGGTCGACGATATCCAGTTCATCATCGGCAAGGCCTCGGCGCAGGAGGAACTGCTCTACACGATCGACGCGCTGCTGGCCGAGGGCAAGCGGCTGGGCTTTGCCGCCGACCGCGCGCCCCAGGCGCTGGACGGGGTCGAGCCGCGGCTGCTGTCGCGCCTGTCGATGGGGCTGGTCGCCGATATCCAGGCCGCCGACATCGATCTGCGCCGCAAGATCCTGGAACACCGCCTGACCCGCTTTTCCAGCAGCGACGTGCCCGACGACGTGATCGAGTTCCTGGCCCGCACGATCAGCCGCAATGTGCGCGAGCTTGTCGGCGGCCTCAACAAGCTGATCGCCTATGCGCAGCTGACCGGGCAGCCGGTCTCGCTCAACCTGGCCGAGGAGCAGCTGACCGACATATTGTCGGCCAATCGCCGCCGCATCACCATCGACGAGATCCAGCGCACGGTCTGCCAGTTCTACAGGCTGGACCGCAGCGAGATGGCGTCGAAGCGGCGCGCGCGCGCCGTGGTACGGCCCCGGCAGGTGGCGATGTATCTGGCCAAGGTGCTGACCCCGCGTTCCTATCCCGAAATCGGGCGCAAGTTCGGCGGGCGCGACCATTCGACCGTGATCCACGCGGTCCGCCTGATCGAGGATCTGCGCACCCGCGATGCCGACATGGACGGCGACGTGCGCAGCCTGCTGCGGCAATTGGAAAGCTAG
- the mutM gene encoding bifunctional DNA-formamidopyrimidine glycosylase/DNA-(apurinic or apyrimidinic site) lyase codes for MPELPEVETTVRGLAGFLEGETIARARVHRPDLRRPFPPDLVQLLTGATVTHLGRRAKYGLIHLDREQVMIFHLGMSGRWRIDPEDIGKHDHLVLETGAGHVLALNDARRFGSVDLVDTDALDDFAPFAAMGPEPLGPDFTPAYLKRALAGKIPAIKLALLDQRIVAGLGNIYVCEALHRAGIRPDRAAGRVSLPKLKLLVPAIRDVLSESIEAGGSSMRDYARPDGELGYFAAHWRVYGREGQPCHCGGTVERFVQGGRSTFWCPKCQR; via the coding sequence ATGCCTGAACTTCCCGAAGTCGAAACCACCGTGCGCGGCCTTGCCGGATTCCTGGAAGGCGAGACGATCGCGCGCGCGCGCGTCCATCGTCCCGATCTGCGCCGCCCGTTCCCGCCCGACCTGGTGCAGTTGCTGACCGGCGCGACAGTGACGCATCTGGGGCGCCGCGCGAAATACGGCCTCATTCATCTCGACCGCGAGCAGGTGATGATCTTCCATCTGGGGATGAGCGGGCGCTGGCGGATCGATCCCGAGGATATCGGCAAGCACGATCACTTGGTGCTGGAAACCGGGGCGGGGCATGTGCTGGCCTTGAACGATGCGCGGCGGTTCGGATCGGTCGATCTGGTGGACACGGATGCGCTGGACGATTTCGCGCCCTTTGCCGCGATGGGGCCCGAACCGCTGGGGCCCGATTTCACGCCCGCATATCTCAAGCGCGCGCTGGCGGGGAAGATCCCCGCGATCAAGCTGGCGCTGCTGGACCAGCGCATCGTCGCCGGGCTGGGCAATATCTATGTGTGCGAGGCGTTGCACCGCGCGGGAATCCGGCCCGACAGGGCGGCGGGGCGCGTGTCCCTGCCAAAACTGAAACTGCTGGTCCCCGCGATCCGCGATGTGCTGAGCGAATCGATAGAGGCGGGCGGATCGTCGATGCGCGATTACGCGCGGCCCGACGGCGAGCTGGGCTATTTCGCGGCCCATTGGCGAGTCTATGGCCGCGAGGGGCAGCCCTGCCATTGCGGGGGCACGGTGGAGCGTTTCGTGCAGGGCGGGCGGTCGACCTTCTGGTGCCCGAAATGCCAGCGATAG
- a CDS encoding class I SAM-dependent methyltransferase: MTDTPTSPPTASFGYEEIPAEEKIARVGAVFSGVAKKYDIMNDAMSGGMHRLWKDRFVRRVKPRGGERILDMAGGTGDIAFRMADSGAEITVSDINQDMLDVGLERAVKRGIDDFVWSCQNAEELSFADRSFDAYTIAFGIRNVTHIDRALAEAYRVLKHGGRFFCLEFSTTEWPGFKDVYDAYSHRMVPRIGKAIAGDEDSYRYLVESIRRFPPMPAFEAMIREAGFTQTRVEPIMGGLVAIHSGWKI, encoded by the coding sequence ATGACGGACACCCCGACAAGCCCGCCGACCGCCTCGTTCGGTTACGAGGAGATTCCCGCAGAAGAGAAGATCGCGCGCGTCGGCGCGGTGTTTTCGGGCGTGGCGAAGAAATACGACATCATGAACGACGCGATGTCGGGCGGGATGCACCGGCTGTGGAAGGACCGCTTCGTGCGGCGGGTGAAACCCCGCGGCGGAGAGCGCATCCTCGACATGGCGGGCGGTACCGGCGACATCGCGTTCCGCATGGCGGACAGCGGGGCCGAGATCACGGTTTCGGACATCAACCAGGACATGCTCGACGTCGGGCTGGAGCGCGCGGTGAAGCGCGGGATCGACGATTTCGTCTGGTCCTGCCAGAACGCCGAAGAGCTGTCCTTCGCGGATCGCAGCTTCGATGCCTATACGATCGCGTTCGGCATTCGCAACGTCACCCATATCGACCGCGCTCTGGCCGAGGCGTACCGCGTGCTGAAGCATGGCGGGCGGTTCTTCTGCCTGGAATTCTCGACCACCGAATGGCCGGGGTTCAAGGATGTCTATGACGCCTATTCGCACCGGATGGTGCCGCGCATCGGCAAGGCCATCGCGGGCGACGAGGACAGCTATCGCTATCTGGTCGAATCGATCCGCCGCTTCCCGCCCATGCCCGCGTTCGAGGCGATGATCCGCGAGGCCGGCTTTACCCAGACAAGGGTGGAGCCGATCATGGGCGGTCTGGTCGCGATCCATTCGGGCTGGAAGATCTAG
- the ubiB gene encoding 2-polyprenylphenol 6-hydroxylase, producing MTQPATHIYRLLKWGRILARHGALRIVEDHPQTPGPVRRLCRVARFGTVQPKRPQYAEAFQDIGPAAIKLGQTLATRPDLVGEEAARGLLSLQDSLPPVAFEKIAASIEVSFERPWTDIYESIEEAPVGAASIAQVHRAVTTDGRIVAVKVLRPGIREQFTRDIDTYEWAAAHLEALGGEAHRLRPRLTIANFKRWTNRELDLRREAASASELAEAMHAVPGFCVPSIDWDRTNGRVLTIEWIDGIKMSDREALLAAGHDMQDLAQRLVLAFLRQAISAGFFHADMHQGNLFVKADGTIVAIDFGIMGRIDRQARAWLAEILYGLTTGNYRRVAEIHFEAQYVPSHHSVDEFATALRAVGEPMRGKPVSELSVGQMLDGLFAITRDFDMKTQPHLLLLQKTMVMVEGIATQLYPGINLWDVAAPFVREWIRDELGPEAAIAERIRTDTQTLLRIPALIRRLEEVYPPRGGAPEPPPLADVELIWERRARRKAQSRGSAMPYMVSAALGGAAVYGAILLGWLG from the coding sequence GTGACCCAGCCTGCCACGCATATCTACCGCCTTTTGAAATGGGGCCGCATCCTGGCGCGGCACGGGGCGCTGCGCATTGTCGAGGATCATCCGCAGACCCCCGGCCCGGTGCGCCGCCTGTGCCGGGTCGCGCGCTTCGGCACGGTCCAGCCGAAACGGCCGCAATATGCCGAGGCGTTCCAGGACATCGGCCCCGCCGCGATCAAGCTGGGCCAGACGCTGGCCACCCGCCCCGACCTGGTGGGAGAGGAAGCGGCGCGCGGCCTGCTGAGCCTGCAGGATTCGCTGCCGCCGGTGGCGTTCGAGAAGATCGCCGCCTCGATCGAGGTGAGCTTCGAGCGGCCCTGGACCGACATCTACGAAAGCATCGAGGAAGCGCCCGTCGGCGCCGCCAGCATCGCGCAGGTACACCGCGCGGTGACCACCGATGGCCGCATCGTCGCGGTCAAGGTGCTGCGCCCCGGCATTCGCGAGCAGTTCACGCGCGACATCGACACCTATGAATGGGCCGCCGCCCATCTGGAGGCGCTGGGGGGTGAGGCGCATCGCCTGCGCCCGCGCCTGACCATCGCCAATTTCAAGCGCTGGACCAATCGCGAGCTGGACCTGCGGCGCGAGGCCGCGAGCGCCTCCGAACTGGCCGAGGCGATGCATGCGGTGCCGGGGTTCTGCGTGCCGTCGATCGATTGGGACCGGACCAATGGCCGCGTGCTGACGATCGAATGGATCGACGGCATCAAGATGTCGGACCGCGAGGCGCTGCTGGCCGCCGGGCACGACATGCAGGACCTGGCGCAGCGGCTGGTGCTGGCCTTCCTGCGGCAGGCGATCAGCGCGGGCTTCTTCCACGCCGACATGCACCAGGGGAACCTGTTCGTGAAGGCGGACGGGACCATCGTCGCCATCGATTTCGGCATCATGGGCCGCATCGACCGGCAGGCGCGGGCCTGGCTGGCCGAGATCCTCTATGGCCTGACCACCGGCAATTACCGCCGCGTCGCCGAGATCCATTTCGAGGCGCAATACGTGCCCAGCCACCATTCGGTCGACGAGTTCGCGACGGCCCTGCGCGCGGTGGGCGAGCCGATGCGCGGCAAGCCGGTGAGCGAGCTTTCGGTCGGCCAGATGCTGGACGGGCTGTTCGCGATCACGCGCGATTTCGACATGAAGACGCAGCCGCACCTGCTGCTGCTGCAAAAGACGATGGTGATGGTCGAGGGGATCGCGACGCAGCTTTATCCCGGCATCAACCTGTGGGACGTGGCCGCGCCCTTCGTGCGCGAATGGATCCGCGACGAGCTGGGGCCCGAGGCCGCCATCGCCGAGCGGATCCGCACCGATACGCAGACGCTGCTGCGCATCCCCGCTCTGATACGCCGGCTGGAGGAAGTGTATCCGCCCCGCGGCGGCGCACCCGAACCGCCGCCGCTGGCCGATGTCGAGCTGATCTGGGAACGCCGCGCCCGCCGCAAGGCGCAGAGCCGCGGATCGGCGATGCCCTATATGGTCAGCGCCGCGCTGGGCGGCGCCGCGGTCTATGGCGCGATTCTGCTGGGCTGGCTCGGCTAG
- a CDS encoding bifunctional phosphopantothenoylcysteine decarboxylase/phosphopantothenate synthase, translating into MAMRRILLIVGGGIAAYKACELVRLIRKGGGEVTCVVTEGGQHFVTPMTLAALSEKPVYTTLWDLKNEAEMGHIQLSREADLVVVCPATADLMARMAAGIADDLATTLLLATDKPVMAVPAMNVRMWEHPATRRNVARLRDDGVTVLEPDEGPMACGEYGAGRLPEPEAIWQAIRAFGDSGPLAGPVADPLADPLAGQPDFASENHRPLHGRHVLVTAGPTHEPIDPVRYIANRSSGKQGFAIAAAAAAAGAQVTLISGPVHLDTPPGVERYDVESAAEMLDAVESALPADVAIMVAAVADWRAADRADSKIKKDGSGQVAPLPLAVNPDILSSVAASPARPRLLIGFAAETEHVVSHAQAKRLRKGADWIVANDVSGDVMGGDSNTVHLVTAEGVEDWPAMPKDKVAAALVERIAAHCMKDDA; encoded by the coding sequence GTGGCCATGCGCAGGATCCTGCTGATCGTCGGCGGCGGCATCGCGGCCTATAAGGCGTGCGAGCTGGTCCGCCTCATCCGCAAGGGCGGCGGCGAGGTGACCTGCGTGGTGACCGAGGGCGGGCAGCATTTCGTGACCCCGATGACGCTGGCCGCGCTGTCCGAAAAGCCGGTCTATACCACGCTGTGGGACCTGAAGAACGAGGCCGAGATGGGCCATATCCAGCTGAGCCGCGAGGCGGATCTGGTGGTGGTGTGCCCCGCGACGGCGGATCTGATGGCCAGGATGGCGGCGGGCATCGCCGACGATCTGGCGACCACCCTGCTGCTGGCGACCGACAAGCCGGTGATGGCCGTGCCCGCGATGAACGTGCGCATGTGGGAACATCCCGCGACGCGTCGTAATGTCGCGCGGCTGCGCGATGACGGGGTGACGGTGCTGGAGCCTGACGAAGGGCCGATGGCCTGCGGCGAATATGGGGCGGGCCGCCTGCCCGAACCGGAAGCGATCTGGCAGGCGATCAGGGCGTTCGGGGATTCCGGTCCCTTGGCCGGTCCCGTGGCCGATCCCCTTGCCGATCCCCTGGCCGGCCAGCCCGATTTCGCGAGCGAGAATCACCGGCCGCTGCATGGCCGCCATGTGCTGGTCACCGCCGGACCCACGCATGAGCCGATCGACCCGGTGCGCTACATCGCCAATCGCTCCAGCGGGAAGCAAGGCTTTGCCATTGCCGCCGCCGCAGCCGCGGCGGGCGCGCAGGTGACGCTGATCTCGGGGCCGGTGCATCTGGACACGCCGCCGGGCGTCGAACGCTATGACGTCGAATCGGCGGCCGAGATGCTGGACGCGGTCGAATCGGCGCTGCCCGCCGATGTGGCGATTATGGTGGCCGCGGTGGCCGACTGGCGCGCGGCGGACCGCGCGGACAGCAAGATCAAGAAGGACGGTTCGGGCCAGGTTGCGCCCCTGCCGCTGGCGGTCAATCCCGACATCCTTTCCAGCGTGGCGGCATCGCCCGCGCGGCCCCGGCTGCTGATCGGCTTCGCGGCGGAAACCGAGCATGTCGTCAGCCACGCGCAGGCCAAGCGGCTGCGCAAGGGCGCGGACTGGATCGTCGCCAACGATGTATCGGGTGACGTGATGGGCGGCGACAGCAACACCGTCCATCTCGTCACGGCAGAGGGGGTGGAGGACTGGCCCGCCATGCCCAAGGACAAGGTCGCGGCCGCTCTGGTCGAGCGCATCGCCGCGCATTGCATGAAGGACGACGCATGA
- the dut gene encoding dUTP diphosphatase, with product MTKPHEPVPVPVMRLEGNDDLPLPRYASEGAAGMDVVSAEDWIIAPGDRVAVATGLAVAIPEGFEIQIRPRSGLALKHGITVPNTPGTIDSDYRGELKVILINHGQEPYKVQRGDRIAQAVLSPVVRASWLKVEHLDETKRGAGGFGSTGFGSAEVRPINGGED from the coding sequence ATGACGAAGCCCCACGAACCCGTACCCGTTCCCGTGATGCGGCTGGAGGGCAACGACGACCTGCCGCTGCCGCGCTATGCCAGCGAAGGCGCGGCGGGAATGGACGTGGTGTCTGCCGAGGACTGGATCATCGCGCCCGGCGACCGCGTGGCGGTGGCGACGGGGCTGGCGGTGGCCATCCCGGAAGGGTTCGAGATCCAGATCCGCCCGCGTTCGGGACTGGCGCTGAAGCACGGGATCACCGTGCCCAATACGCCGGGGACCATCGATTCGGATTATCGCGGCGAGCTGAAAGTCATCCTGATCAACCACGGGCAGGAGCCTTACAAGGTCCAGCGCGGCGACCGCATCGCGCAGGCCGTGCTAAGCCCCGTCGTGCGGGCCAGCTGGCTGAAGGTCGAGCATCTCGACGAGACGAAGCGCGGAGCGGGGGGGTTCGGTTCCACCGGTTTCGGATCAGCGGAAGTGCGCCCGATCAACGGCGGGGAAGACTGA
- a CDS encoding DUF4136 domain-containing protein yields MTSARPSRSFGFWAKILAAPLLVAGVAGCATPFKADVSRFQTQLPAPQGKTFAVVADDPAMQGGLEFELYADYVETEMAQLGYALAPAETADLLVSFDYGVDNGRERVRTVGTGFADPWGPWYGPGFYPRRSFYRGGGWGYGWYDPYFGGPEVRSYTIYTSGIDMKIENRATGERLFEGKAEAVSTSNRLQHLVPNLVDAMFTDFPGNSGETLRISIAPDDGDKTVKRLN; encoded by the coding sequence ATGACATCCGCACGGCCGTCCCGTTCATTTGGCTTCTGGGCCAAGATCCTTGCCGCCCCCCTGCTGGTGGCGGGCGTCGCCGGCTGCGCGACCCCGTTCAAGGCGGATGTGTCGCGCTTCCAGACGCAATTGCCGGCACCCCAGGGCAAGACCTTCGCCGTCGTCGCCGACGATCCGGCGATGCAGGGCGGGCTGGAGTTCGAGCTTTACGCCGACTACGTCGAGACGGAGATGGCGCAGCTTGGCTATGCCCTTGCCCCTGCCGAGACGGCGGATCTGCTGGTCAGCTTCGATTATGGCGTCGACAACGGGCGTGAACGCGTTCGCACCGTCGGCACCGGTTTCGCCGATCCCTGGGGTCCGTGGTATGGCCCGGGCTTCTATCCGCGCCGCAGCTTCTATCGCGGCGGCGGCTGGGGCTATGGTTGGTACGACCCCTATTTCGGCGGTCCCGAAGTGCGCAGCTATACCATCTATACCAGCGGCATCGACATGAAGATCGAGAATCGTGCCACCGGCGAACGCCTGTTCGAAGGCAAGGCGGAAGCGGTTTCGACCTCGAACCGGTTGCAGCACCTGGTGCCCAATCTGGTAGACGCGATGTTCACCGACTTCCCCGGCAATTCGGGTGAGACGCTGCGCATCTCGATCGCGCCCGATGACGGCGACAAGACCGTCAAGCGCCTGAACTGA